Proteins co-encoded in one Sander vitreus isolate 19-12246 chromosome 9, sanVit1, whole genome shotgun sequence genomic window:
- the babam1 gene encoding BRISC and BRCA1-A complex member 1, producing METPEPGPADGEERLVELRPRTRSNPEGAEDRRSSTGSLGGNSNPNISQPAVGSRVEGEGEASTSDSAPSSTTTTVSATAAQTVAPVAVVAAVAASATVPLSTASVAAKERPKPTQQQPTLTTPIPPPAEYQLRVPRVNCPEKVIICLDLSEEMSLPKLESFNGSKTNALNISQKMIEMFVRTKHKIDKRHEFALVVVNDDSLWLSGFTSDPRELCSCLYDLETNVCESFNLEDLLNVIRQKIELPSMDNVQTIPPPYVVRTVLIYSRNAGQLQFNPSEAVSKMLQSPYFFFDVVYLHNGVEEQGDDTSWRDNYASFCNLDSKGMCYRFEVSLSGPAIELHNCMAKLLAHPLQRPFQSHASYSLLEGEDPQDIEAMV from the exons ATGGAGACGCCGGAGCCGGGCCCAGCAGATGGAGAGGAGCGTCTGGTGGAGCTGCGACCTCGGACACGCTCCAACCCTGAAGGTGCCGAGGACCGTCGCAGCAGCACGGGCAGCCTTGGAGGAAACAGTAACCCAAACATATCTCAGCCTGCTGTGGGGAGTCGTGTTGAGGGCGAGGGCGAGGCTTCAACCAGCGACAGTGCTCCCAGTTCCACCACCACAACTGTCTCAGCCACTGCAGCTCAGACAGTAGCCCCTGTTGCAGTAGTAGCAGCGGTTGCAGCCAGTGCCACAGTACCACTTTCCACTGCTTCTGTTGCAGCCAAAGAGAGGCCGAAGCCCACGCAGCAACAGCCCACATTGACAACCCCCATCCCTCCACCAGCAGAGTACCAGCTCAGAGTTCCTCGTGTCAACTGTCCAGAGAAAGTG ATAATCTGCTTAGACCTTTCAGAAGAGATGTCTTTGCCAAAGTTGGAGTCTTTTAACGG GTCTAAAACGAATGCCCTGAACATATCCCAGAAAATGATTGAGATGTTTGTCAGAACTAAACACAAGATTGACAAACGGCATGAGTTTGCACTGGTAGTAGTCAATGATGACTCTCTCTGG TTGTCGGGCTTCACCTCTGACCCCAGGGAGCTGTGCAGCTGTCTGTATGATCTTGAGACTAATGTGTGCGAGTCCTTCA ACCTTGAAGATCTtcttaatgtaat TCGTCAGAAGATCGAGCTGCCGTCGATGGACAATGTTCAGACCATCCCTCCTCCATATGTGGTGCGGACTGTGCTCATCTACAGCCGCAATGCAGGGCAGCTTCAGTTCAACCCTTCAGAGGCTGTTAGT AAAATGCTGCAATCTCCATATTTTTTCTTTGATGTTGTCTACCTACACAATGGGGTGGAGGAGCAGGGAGATGATACCAGCTGGAGG GACAACTACGCCTCTTTCTGCAACCTGGACTCAAAGGGCATGTGCTATCGCTTTGAGGTTTCCCTGAGTGGACCCGCCATCGAGCTGCACAACTGCATGGCCAAACTTCTGGCTCACCCTTTACAAAGACCTTTCCAGAGCCACGCGTCTTACAGCCTGCTGGAGGGGGAAGACCCCCAGGACATTGAGGCAATGGTGTAA